In Nitrospirota bacterium, the genomic stretch GAAATCATTCGAAAGTATGCCGTAGAGTATTCCAAGATTCTGGCCGCTCAACGACCGATTCGGCGGCACGTCTACATAGATGCCTTTGCGGGGGCGGGACACCACATGTCGAAACGATCCGGCCGGCTTGTTGCCGGTAGCCCGCTTAATGCACTCGACATTCAACCCCCTTTCAGCGAGTTACATTTCATTGACCTCCACGGCGGAAAGGCTGGTGCTCTCCGGAAACTGGCGGGTGATCGGAATGACGTTTTCGTGCACGAGGAGGACGCGAACACGGTTCTTTTGAGGGATTGTTTCAGGCGATGTCGGTTCGAGGACTACAGCCGGGGGCTGTGCATTCTCGACCCGTATAGCATTGCCGTAGATTGGAAGATCCTCGCGACGGCGGGCAAGATGAAATCGGTTGAAGTGTTCTACAGTTTCATGATCATGGATGCGAACATGAACGTCCTGTGGACAAATCCCGATAAGGTTGCCAAGAATCAGGCGATCCGGCTGGATGCGGTGTGGGGCGACCGATCTTGGCGTTCGGTCGCCTATCCCAAATCCCGTGGCCTATTCG encodes the following:
- the tcmP gene encoding three-Cys-motif partner protein TcmP, whose product is MRSFSFDEIGYWTEIKLEIIRKYAVEYSKILAAQRPIRRHVYIDAFAGAGHHMSKRSGRLVAGSPLNALDIQPPFSELHFIDLHGGKAGALRKLAGDRNDVFVHEEDANTVLLRDCFRRCRFEDYSRGLCILDPYSIAVDWKILATAGKMKSVEVFYSFMIMDANMNVLWTNPDKVAKNQAIRLDAVWGDRSWRSVAYPKSRGLFGEMEEKAGNEEIAEAFRKRLIDVAGFKFAPKPMPMRNSKGAVVYYLYFASPNRTGAKIVKSIFDKYRSMGIR